From the Cryptomeria japonica chromosome 2, Sugi_1.0, whole genome shotgun sequence genome, one window contains:
- the LOC131035033 gene encoding pectinesterase, with protein MQNMGSLIQISGAAIALVVMIMCAPIGINAVSRTGEGNVEAQELVDAAEIESMCSSTLYPESCMASLSPYLTSSSKTKKKVLHIAVMVAMKEANRAHVHASAFFNQTNNRNVKIAVGDCVELIDITKDQLSSSLCVLKKDEIREREHSAVKTLLSAAITNMETCHDGVLEKSDGKSEGGLMKSVERVKVFASNCLAILVNSESSQVDKLAFRSEPINEGFPSWVSAADRRILQASVDDVNADVVVAADGSGKFKTITEAINAAPVKSNKRYVIKVKKGTYKENVEVGKTKTNILLIGEGMDRTIVTASKNVVDGSTTFNSATFAVVGKGFMAQDIAFVNTAGPDKHQAVALRVGSDQSVFYRCKIQAYQDTLYTHSLRQFYRECTILGTVDFIFGNSAVVLQSCTILPRKPGQNQKNAITAQGRTDPNQNTGISIHNCNIKADSDLAPVQRSFPTYMGRPWKEYSRTVYMQSSLSDVINPAGWLEWSGDFALKTLYYGEYKNTGAGSATRNRVKWAGFHVIKTSAEAIKFTVGELIQGDEWLQAYGVDFIDGLTS; from the exons ATGCAGAATATGGGTTCCCTAATTCAAATCTCGGGGGCAGCAATCGCACTGGTGGTGATGATAATGTGTGCACCCATTGGAATCAATGCAGTCAGCAGAACTGGAGAAGGGAATGTGGAAGCCCAAGAATTGGTAGATGCTGCTGAGATAGAGAGTATGTGTAGCAGTACTCTTTACCCAGAAAGCTGCATGGCTAGTCTTTCTCCATATTTAACAAGCTCCTCTAAGACTAAGAAGAAAGTCCTTCACATTGCAGTCATGGTGGCCATGAAAGAAGCAAACAGGGCTCATGTCCACGCTTCTGCTTTcttcaatcaaaccaacaaccgCAATGTAAAAATTGCTGTTGGGGATTGTGTGGAGCTCATCGACATTACCAAAGACCAGCTTAGTAGCTCACTGTGTGTATTAAAAAAGGATGAAATTAGGGAAAGGGAGCATAGCGCAGTAAAGACTTTGCTCAGTGCGGCCATCACTAACATGGAAACGTGCCATGATGGAGTTCTGGAGAAGTCTGATGGGAAATCAGAGGGTGGTCTTATGAAAAGTGTGGAGAGAGTGAAAGTATTCGCCAGTAATTGTCTTGCCATACTGGTGAACTCTGAATCCAGTCAGGTGGACAAACTTGCTTTTCGTTCTGAGCCCATCAATGAAGGGTTTCCTTCGTGGGTTTCTGCAGCGGATCGGAGGATATTGCAAGCCTCTGTAGATGATGTAAATGCGGATGTGGTGGTGGCTGCTGATGGATCTGGTAAGTTCAAAACAATCACGGAAGCCATTAACGCGGCTCCAGTGAAAAGCAACAAGAGGTACGTGATCAAGGTGAAAAAGGGCACTTATAAGGAGAATGTCGAAGTGGGGAAGACAAAGACGAACATACTGCTAATAGGTGAAGGCATGGATAGAACAATTGTGACTGCGAGCAAAAACGTCGTAGATGGTTCCACCACTTTCAACTCTGCCACGTTCG CTGTGGTGGGAAAGGGATTCATGGCCCAAGATATAGCCTTCGTCAACACTGCCGGTCCAGACAAGCATCAAGCAGTAGCTCTTCGAGTTGGATCCGACCAGTCAGTCTTCTACCGTTGCAAGATCCAAGCATACCAAGACACACTGTACACACATTCACTTCGTCAATTTTACAGGGAATGCACAATTTTAGGCACTGTGGACTTCATATTCGGCAACTCTGCAGTTGTACTCCAGAGCTGCACTATTCTGCCAAGAAAACCAGGGCAAAACCAAAAGAATGCAATAACGGCACAAGGGAGAACCGATCCCAACCAAAATACAGGGATCTCCATTCACAACTGCAACATCAAGGCAGATTCGGACCTTGCTCCTGTACAGAGGTCATTCCCAACATACATGGGAAGGCCATGGAAGGAATACTCAAGAACTGTATACATGCAATCTTCTTTGAGTGACGTTATTAATCCTGCTGGTTGGCTAGAGTGGTCTGGGGATTTTGCATTGAAAACCTTGTACTATGGGGAGTACAAGAATACTGGAGCTGGATCTGCAACGAGGAACAGAGTGAAATGGGCTGGGTTTCATGTTATAAAAACCTCTGCGGAGGCCATTAAATTTACAGTAGGTGAACTTATACAAGGCGACGAATGGCTGCAGGCATATGGCGTTGATTTCATTGACGGACTGACAAGTTGA